From the genome of Candidatus Omnitrophota bacterium:
GTCGTCTTCAAGGACGACAAATTCAAGGGATTCGGTAAGACGGTCATCATAGATCACGGTGACGGGTATCAGACCGTATACGCATATAATTCGCAGGTGCTTGTGAATATCGGCGACCCGATAGCACAGAATGATGTCATAGCGATGGTAGGGACGAGCGGCCGGGCCAAGGTGCCGTGCCTCCACTTCGAGATACGGAAGAACGGCGAGCCGCAGGACCCGTCAGGCCTCCTGCCGAAAGAGAGGATATAAGAATGTTCAGCGAACCTGCGGTAGGGGAACGGTTCTTCGGGCGGAAAGAGGTCCTTGAGATACTGAACAAGAGGGTCTCGGCCCTCAAGGACGGGTACCGTCAGAACGTGGCATTGACCGGCCAGTCGCTCTCGGGGAAATCATCGATACTGCACCACTTCCTGCACACCCTGAGGGAAGAGAATATCGTGCCCGTCTACGTCGAGGTCGTGAAAGAGCCGTTCGGGTCGTTCGCCAATAAATTCATCGCAACGCTGCTCTATAATACGCTCAGGGGTATGGGTGAGGATACCGGCATAGAATTCGACTCTATACTCGAAAAGGCAAAAGAGTCCCTGCCCAGGACGTATGCGGCGTCAAAACATATATTTTCCAATATAGAGCGCGCCAATTTCGACGAGGCATACGCGGCGCTTTTGGGCCTAACATCGGTGCTGAAGGACGAAACGCGGATGTCATGTCTTGTCATCTTCGACGAGTTCGATAACCTCGAGCACCTCGGCATCAAGAACCCTTTCCTCAATTTCGGCAAGGTGATAATGGTCCAGAAGGATACGATGTACATAGTCGCGAGCTCCAGGGGAGAGGCGATCAAGAAGATACTTTCGGAAAAGCTATCTCTCCTTTTCGGGAATTTCGAAGTAGTTACGGTCGCCGGCTTCAGCCGCGCCACGGCATACGACTTCATCGGATCGAAGACGGCCGGGTTCGACATCGACGATATATTGAAGGCGTTCATCCTGGCGTTCACCGGGGGCAACGCCTTTTATCTCGACAAGATCTTATTGCGGGCAAGGGAGAAGGCCGCCGAGCGTATGACGAACCACATAGACGAAGACGCGCTCGGCGCGGCTATACTGGAGCTTATATATGACTCCGGCGGCGTCATCCACCAGTACCTTATGAATTCCCTGCTCGAATTGCTCGATACGAAGAATAAGGATATGTACCTCGCCATACTCCTTTCGATAGCGAACGGACGCAATCGTCAGCTCGAGATCGCACGCTCCGTAAAGACGAAACGCGCCGACGCGGTGAAGCACCTTGCCCGGCTGTCGGAGCTGGGGCTCGTATCGAAATGCGGCGCCTTTTACGCCATAGACGACGTCATCCTCGAATTCTGGCTGAAGCATGTCTACCAGAGGAAACGCAATTTCCTGGTGGGCGGCGCCCTCGACAGGGCCGCCATATTCGCCAGCGACATAAGGGCATATCTTGCCGATTTCAGGAATGAGACCGACAAGAGCGACGCGGCATCGAAGGTAGCCGAGCTCTTTGACTCATTTTCCAATGACCTGGTCTGCCTCGATTCGAGATCGGCGCGGCTGCCGCATTTCACCAGAGTGGAGAAACGGTCTTTCGGCGAGAAGAGGCCTTTCGTCGCAGCATCGGTGCGCGGCAAATACTGGATCGCCCAGCCGTACGGGGACGTGGTGGGCGAGAACGATGTCATCGAGTTCATAAGGAACGCGAAGTCCCTAGGCTGCAAGATATCCAATAAATTGATAATACCTCTCGCGGGTATGGATGAAAATGCCAAGCTCCTGGCGAAAGAGCTGAAGATAGCAATATGGGACCTCGCCACCATAAATACCCTTTTGACCTTTTACGGGAAGAAGAGAATAGTGCTATTATGAACGATAACGCTTCGGGCGCCGGAGGCACAAAGAGGAACGGGAAAGGGATGACCCGGATACTCGTCCTGGCGGACACCCATATACCGCGTTCGGCCCACGACCTGCCGCATGAGATATATGATGTGTTGGATGATATAGACATGATATTCCATGCCGGCGACTTCGTCGAGAAAGAGATATACGAAAAACTGGCAAAATTAAAACCCTTGAAGGCCGTTTACGGCAATATGGACTCGCGCCAGGTCACGGAGAACCTGAACCAGAAGGAGATAGTGCAGGTCGGCAGGTTCAGGATCGGGCTCATACACGGTTACGGCGTCCCGCGCGATATAATAGATACTGTACGCGGAGAGTTCAGGGACGTGCACGCCATCGTCTTCGGCCATTCGCACGAGGCGATAAACATGACAAAGGAGGGGATCCTCTTCTTTAACCCGGGGAGCCCGACCGATAAGGTCTTTGCGGCGTACAATTCATACGGTATCCTTGAGGTAACGGATACGAAGATCGAGGGGAAGATCGTAAAATTATGAAAAATGAGATACCGGTCATAAAGGTGGAGGGGAAGACACTCCCGGAGGCGTGGGAGAAGGCCGTGCGGGCCACGTGGGATGAAGGACTTGAGATACGCACCGAATACGATAAACCGGGCGATCCCGAAAGCAGGGATTCGACGATGATCATGGTTGTGAAAGAACCGATGGCGGAACCGAGGATACACCGCTCTTTCCCGGGTGGCCTGGAGGACCTTGAGATATACAGGCAGGAGGTGGTGGACGGGATCCATGACCACTGGATAAAACCCGAGGAAGGGAAATGGACTTATACTTATCACCAGAGGATATGCTCTTTTCCTATCGAGGGCAGGAAGGTGAACCAGCTCGATTACATAATAAAGAAACTTGCATCGGCCCCGCATTCAAGGAGGGCGCAGGCGATCACCTGGAACCCCGGCATAGATCCCGAGACCGATGATCCGCCGTGTTTACAGCGTATATGGTGCCGTCTCATCGAACAGAGCGGGGAGGGGCGTTATGCCCTGGATATGAATACCCACTGGAGGTCCAGGGACGCCTACAAGGCAAGCTTCATGAATATATTTGCGCTGACCGACCTTCAACGGTCGATAGCGGAGGACATCTCAAGGTCGCTTAAGGCAGAGGTCAGGGTGGGCAGGTACGTCGACATAAGCGACAGCTTCCATATCTACGGGAGCTACGCGGCGGAATTCAGGAACTTCCTGAAGACGGCCGGCGAGAGGTCATTTGCCGACAAGACCTGGACCAGCGATTTCGCCAAACCGTTCTTCGAGGACGCCCGCCTTAAATTGAAGAACGAAACGTGAGGGGGAACGGATGAAAGAGCTCTGGGCACCGTGGAGAAGCAAATATATTTACGCCAGGAAACAGACGCGCTGCATATTCTGCGGCAACAGGACGCGATCGAAGAACGACAGGAAGAGATACATCGTAGCCAGGTCGGAACATTCTTTCGCGATGCTCAACCTCTACCCGTACAATAACGGCCACGTCATGGTCGCCCCATACAGGCACGTTAAGAGCATCGAGTATCTGTCCGGAGAAGAACTG
Proteins encoded in this window:
- a CDS encoding metallophosphoesterase family protein; its protein translation is MNDNASGAGGTKRNGKGMTRILVLADTHIPRSAHDLPHEIYDVLDDIDMIFHAGDFVEKEIYEKLAKLKPLKAVYGNMDSRQVTENLNQKEIVQVGRFRIGLIHGYGVPRDIIDTVRGEFRDVHAIVFGHSHEAINMTKEGILFFNPGSPTDKVFAAYNSYGILEVTDTKIEGKIVKL
- a CDS encoding ATP-binding protein, whose product is MFSEPAVGERFFGRKEVLEILNKRVSALKDGYRQNVALTGQSLSGKSSILHHFLHTLREENIVPVYVEVVKEPFGSFANKFIATLLYNTLRGMGEDTGIEFDSILEKAKESLPRTYAASKHIFSNIERANFDEAYAALLGLTSVLKDETRMSCLVIFDEFDNLEHLGIKNPFLNFGKVIMVQKDTMYIVASSRGEAIKKILSEKLSLLFGNFEVVTVAGFSRATAYDFIGSKTAGFDIDDILKAFILAFTGGNAFYLDKILLRAREKAAERMTNHIDEDALGAAILELIYDSGGVIHQYLMNSLLELLDTKNKDMYLAILLSIANGRNRQLEIARSVKTKRADAVKHLARLSELGLVSKCGAFYAIDDVILEFWLKHVYQRKRNFLVGGALDRAAIFASDIRAYLADFRNETDKSDAASKVAELFDSFSNDLVCLDSRSARLPHFTRVEKRSFGEKRPFVAASVRGKYWIAQPYGDVVGENDVIEFIRNAKSLGCKISNKLIIPLAGMDENAKLLAKELKIAIWDLATINTLLTFYGKKRIVLL
- a CDS encoding thymidylate synthase, coding for MKNEIPVIKVEGKTLPEAWEKAVRATWDEGLEIRTEYDKPGDPESRDSTMIMVVKEPMAEPRIHRSFPGGLEDLEIYRQEVVDGIHDHWIKPEEGKWTYTYHQRICSFPIEGRKVNQLDYIIKKLASAPHSRRAQAITWNPGIDPETDDPPCLQRIWCRLIEQSGEGRYALDMNTHWRSRDAYKASFMNIFALTDLQRSIAEDISRSLKAEVRVGRYVDISDSFHIYGSYAAEFRNFLKTAGERSFADKTWTSDFAKPFFEDARLKLKNET